A single genomic interval of Blastopirellula marina harbors:
- a CDS encoding FHA domain-containing protein: MLVVLEVVVGSEVGRQIKIPRDQTCKIGRTNWADETFSDDVMMSGQHFEIQNDGKYCWLRDLDSRNGTRVDEDFVKENLVLRDGQTIFAGRTQFVVKIDGGAKNPYESTNFGNFEPVDNPGLMSMAFGSGSVPTTDPRFQGGDTPPPPTNLPPSAPQSPVMPAPPASPSGQHGHNSPEFPPGGGHYPPGTPRPEDAPPSWDAPTPEPPGLPQSGPGPAPPTHLPPGSPLPGQPLPPRPGQRGGDAPVFKFAKGGNSPPPLGPLPGAPTNFPAPPGSPASPPNFPASPPSSPPQLPGGVPDMGSPPPPIGKAPLPPGTPPASAEPPTNIEPDEEGPVFGGLPQETPPHESPPSSDLTPPGSASPPPWLAGGGFGGSGNPNLDFGSQEFDDDAGPGLDFGEDVDDDPQFGPPSFGGPKGPSFTNQKGPSAINPSLIGFGDEPPGNNIVGPPPSEPGIPGADNSSPFPPQRPQSDPNWRNPEYASSEPPVSFADEKPETVPAKPSADSVRGFCFQEEAADSGYPVYHSVLEGVPQVPFSPFALVSQLAKLAKPVLAIHFMRAEKPIPEDLEGVPLRADLDAKFAALGGPMLYCPTDLEPFREIINELWGMDAISCLFTSGDPHAIVEHFREGLFAPKRGDLPEPATPGPQFFAVFSPNLLATYLSARDQETVDELLGGSIEVVLTEVGDMPDSWQLFTRKSWADQLKGLGMNRVVAQPQ, encoded by the coding sequence ATGCTGGTAGTTCTTGAGGTGGTCGTCGGATCGGAAGTTGGACGCCAAATCAAAATTCCGCGAGATCAGACGTGCAAGATTGGACGCACCAATTGGGCGGACGAAACCTTCTCGGACGACGTCATGATGTCGGGCCAGCATTTCGAGATCCAGAACGACGGAAAATATTGCTGGCTTCGCGATCTCGATAGCCGAAATGGAACGCGGGTCGATGAAGACTTCGTGAAAGAAAACTTGGTTCTCCGCGATGGTCAGACCATTTTCGCGGGGCGAACTCAGTTTGTGGTGAAGATCGACGGCGGCGCTAAGAATCCCTACGAATCAACCAACTTTGGCAATTTCGAGCCGGTCGATAACCCAGGGCTGATGTCGATGGCGTTTGGCAGCGGTTCGGTCCCTACGACCGACCCTCGATTTCAGGGAGGAGACACTCCGCCACCGCCAACCAATCTGCCGCCCAGTGCTCCGCAGTCCCCTGTCATGCCAGCACCGCCTGCATCGCCAAGTGGGCAACATGGTCACAATTCGCCCGAATTTCCGCCTGGGGGTGGGCATTACCCGCCTGGTACTCCACGTCCTGAGGACGCCCCACCTTCCTGGGATGCACCTACGCCGGAACCTCCTGGGCTACCTCAATCTGGTCCCGGGCCAGCCCCGCCAACGCATCTTCCCCCAGGCTCACCACTTCCTGGTCAACCGTTGCCGCCACGACCGGGGCAACGAGGTGGTGATGCTCCTGTGTTCAAGTTCGCGAAAGGAGGCAACAGCCCGCCGCCGCTTGGCCCACTTCCCGGAGCCCCGACGAACTTTCCGGCACCTCCTGGCAGCCCGGCGTCACCTCCGAACTTTCCAGCGTCACCGCCGAGTAGCCCTCCGCAGCTTCCTGGTGGCGTCCCGGATATGGGATCTCCTCCACCACCGATCGGAAAGGCACCACTTCCGCCAGGAACGCCTCCCGCCTCGGCAGAGCCGCCAACGAATATTGAACCAGACGAAGAGGGCCCGGTATTTGGCGGGCTTCCCCAAGAAACACCTCCGCACGAGTCGCCACCCAGTTCCGACTTAACGCCACCGGGCTCCGCAAGCCCGCCTCCTTGGTTGGCTGGTGGTGGATTTGGCGGATCCGGAAATCCAAATCTCGATTTTGGTTCCCAAGAGTTCGATGACGACGCCGGGCCTGGCCTCGATTTTGGAGAAGATGTCGATGACGATCCCCAGTTCGGGCCGCCATCTTTTGGCGGGCCGAAAGGACCATCGTTCACCAATCAAAAGGGACCGTCGGCAATCAATCCAAGTTTGATTGGATTCGGCGACGAACCGCCGGGTAATAACATCGTCGGTCCACCGCCAAGCGAACCGGGCATCCCAGGTGCGGATAACTCGTCACCCTTTCCCCCGCAACGTCCGCAGTCTGATCCAAATTGGCGAAATCCTGAATACGCCTCATCGGAACCTCCCGTATCGTTCGCCGACGAGAAGCCGGAGACGGTACCTGCGAAGCCATCGGCCGATTCAGTACGCGGGTTTTGCTTCCAAGAGGAAGCAGCAGACTCGGGATATCCGGTTTATCACAGTGTCCTAGAAGGCGTACCGCAGGTTCCCTTCTCGCCGTTTGCGTTGGTCAGCCAGTTGGCGAAGTTGGCCAAGCCGGTGTTGGCGATCCACTTCATGCGAGCTGAAAAGCCGATTCCGGAAGACCTGGAAGGTGTTCCGCTACGTGCCGATTTGGATGCCAAGTTTGCGGCTCTTGGTGGGCCGATGCTTTACTGCCCAACCGATCTGGAACCTTTCCGCGAGATCATCAACGAGCTATGGGGTATGGATGCAATCAGCTGCCTCTTTACCAGTGGTGACCCTCACGCGATCGTCGAACATTTCCGCGAAGGTCTGTTTGCTCCAAAGCGAGGCGATTTGCCTGAACCAGCCACGCCTGGCCCGCAGTTTTTTGCCGTCTTCTCACCAAATCTGTTGGCAACCTATTTGTCGGCGCGTGACCAGGAGACGGTGGACGAATTATTAGGGGGTTCCATCGAAGTCGTTCTGACCGAGGTGGGCGACATGCCTGACAGTTGGCAGTTGTTCACCCGCAAGTCGTGGGCGGACCAACTCAAGGGGCTTGGCATGAATCGCGTGGTAGCTCAGCCACAATAA
- a CDS encoding methyltransferase regulatory domain-containing protein yields the protein MSTAENPQPATLTEEEYSYDIVPYPSHPFRQSHPERLAAVGHLFGLDAAPIDNCRVLEIGCAAGGNLIPMAEGLPGSTFVGVDLSKKQIESGRKNIETLGLSNIELKHMDCADIDESFGKFDYIIAHGVFSWIPHDVQEALFKICQNNLSENGIAYVSYNTYPGWHLRGMIRDMMNYHVRNFDDPPRRIQQSRALLEFLAKSVSADRGAYGMLLNSELELIRRQSDNYLFHEHLEKDNTPIYFHEFIERAKQRDLQYLGEAQLATMWIGNFPKEIAQTLERVAPDIVQREQYADFVRNRTFRQTLLCHKKAPITRALRLESLKGAYIAGNLDEKAEEGKSPQSEVNQATTFINPTTRQTMTTQDPLVVSTVRRLKESYPVAVSFDELFQNAMDTLVKDTISDATKIDALKRSLATNIIHMTVSGIVELQYNPSLFTNKASDRPKTSAVARMQAKNTNRLTNARHETVAVDDLTRHMTPFVDGTRSSEQLVAELKRLVDDGKLVIQQKGEKPESLTMDVVMSQAVNEVLKRLSNASLLVE from the coding sequence ATGAGCACTGCCGAAAACCCGCAACCAGCCACGCTAACTGAAGAAGAGTACAGCTACGACATCGTTCCCTATCCGAGTCACCCGTTTCGTCAGTCTCACCCGGAACGTTTGGCGGCTGTCGGGCATCTGTTCGGGCTCGATGCCGCTCCGATCGATAATTGCCGCGTGCTGGAGATCGGTTGTGCCGCTGGGGGCAATCTGATTCCGATGGCGGAAGGCCTGCCAGGAAGCACGTTTGTTGGTGTCGACCTTTCGAAGAAACAGATCGAGTCAGGTCGCAAGAATATTGAAACATTGGGGCTAAGCAACATCGAACTGAAGCACATGGACTGTGCGGACATCGACGAATCATTCGGCAAGTTCGACTACATCATCGCTCATGGTGTCTTCTCATGGATTCCACACGATGTCCAGGAAGCACTGTTCAAAATTTGCCAGAACAACCTGTCGGAAAACGGGATCGCATACGTCAGCTACAACACATACCCAGGCTGGCATCTACGTGGAATGATCCGCGACATGATGAATTACCATGTCCGCAACTTCGATGACCCACCCCGACGCATTCAGCAATCACGAGCCTTGTTGGAATTCCTCGCCAAGAGCGTTTCTGCTGATCGAGGTGCGTACGGAATGCTGCTCAACAGCGAACTCGAATTGATTCGCCGGCAGTCGGACAATTACTTGTTTCACGAGCATTTAGAGAAAGACAACACCCCAATCTATTTCCACGAGTTCATCGAACGGGCCAAACAGCGCGATTTGCAATACTTGGGCGAAGCTCAGTTAGCCACGATGTGGATCGGTAATTTCCCGAAAGAAATCGCCCAAACGCTAGAGCGTGTCGCTCCTGATATTGTCCAACGTGAGCAGTATGCCGACTTCGTTCGCAATCGCACTTTCCGTCAGACGCTACTATGCCATAAGAAGGCGCCGATTACGCGTGCTCTGCGGTTAGAGTCACTGAAAGGTGCCTACATTGCGGGCAACTTGGATGAAAAGGCCGAAGAAGGCAAGTCGCCACAATCCGAAGTGAATCAAGCCACTACCTTCATTAACCCAACCACACGTCAGACGATGACTACTCAAGATCCCTTGGTGGTTTCGACGGTGCGACGTTTGAAGGAATCGTATCCAGTTGCGGTCTCTTTCGACGAATTGTTTCAGAACGCAATGGATACTTTGGTCAAAGATACAATTTCGGATGCCACAAAGATCGATGCACTGAAGCGATCGCTGGCCACCAACATTATCCACATGACGGTCAGTGGCATTGTGGAACTGCAATACAATCCTTCCCTGTTTACCAACAAAGCTTCCGATCGACCGAAAACTTCGGCGGTGGCTCGCATGCAAGCGAAAAACACCAATCGTCTGACCAATGCACGGCACGAGACCGTCGCGGTGGATGATTTAACTCGACATATGACCCCATTTGTCGACGGTACACGCAGTTCCGAGCAACTGGTCGCTGAACTGAAGCGGTTGGTCGATGATGGCAAGCTGGTCATTCAACAAAAGGGAGAAAAACCCGAAAGTTTGACCATGGATGTCGTCATGTCGCAAGCCGTTAACGAGGTGCTTAAGCGACTCTCGAACGCGTCGTTATTGGTCGAATAG
- a CDS encoding Hcp family type VI secretion system effector, whose translation MAGYIFFDGIEGQSTDAEHKNWINLLTISTNISRMVTRGGSGSSRNVQSAIFDDLICTKELDKSTPKLIEAVASGKTYPSVKLDLVQSLGDTSKRLPYLQYELKNTIVTNHSFSATVDSDGTVPLESFSLNFEEIKVTYSQYGKDGAKQGKVESTWKLEEGST comes from the coding sequence ATGGCTGGTTACATTTTCTTCGACGGTATCGAAGGGCAAAGCACTGACGCCGAGCACAAGAATTGGATTAACCTGCTGACCATCAGCACGAACATCAGCCGCATGGTTACCCGCGGTGGTTCCGGTTCGTCGCGTAACGTTCAAAGTGCGATCTTCGACGACCTGATCTGCACCAAGGAATTGGACAAGTCCACCCCAAAGCTGATCGAAGCCGTTGCCTCTGGCAAGACCTACCCCAGCGTCAAGTTGGACCTCGTCCAGTCGTTGGGCGACACCTCGAAGCGTCTGCCTTACCTGCAGTACGAACTGAAGAACACGATCGTCACCAATCACTCGTTCAGTGCAACCGTCGACTCCGACGGCACGGTGCCGCTCGAATCGTTCTCGCTGAACTTTGAAGAAATCAAAGTTACGTACAGCCAGTACGGTAAGGATGGTGCGAAGCAAGGTAAGGTCGAATCGACCTGGAAGTTGGAAGAAGGCTCGACCTAA